The Arcobacter sp. CECT 8986 DNA window TTCATAAATTGTCTCTTCATTTATATCAATTTGATTTTTCTTTAGAATATCAACTAAAGAAGAAACAACTCTTTTTGCTTTTAAAAAAAGTACTTTTTTATTTTTTAAAAGAGGTATAAGTTCATTTGCAAAATCATTCCCATGACCGCTATTTCCAATAAAAGAGACTTTACCACCAAGTTTTAGTGCAATATTTGCAGTTTTTTTAGCTATTACATACGAGTCAATATTCTTCCAATTAGCATTAAAAGAATCAATAGAATAAATAGCATTTTTTGATGTAAAAATTAGTGCATCATAGCTACTTAAATCTATTTGTTTTTTAATATATTTAATTTTAAAAACTTCAAGATTAATAACATCTTCAAATTTTTGATTGTTTAATAAATATATTTTTGACATATTTATCCTTGAAAAGTTTCCTCTAACTCTTCATCTTCTATTCTTTCACCTTTTTTTCTTGCAAGAACATGAATTGGTGTTCCCTCAAAATTGATATTTTCTCTTAAATAGTTAACTAAATATCTTTTGTATGAGAAGTGTAATAAATTAGGTTTATTCATAATCAAAGCAATTCTTGGAGGCTTAGATTGGAATTGTGTTGCATAATATATTCTTAAATAAGCACCATTTGGACTTGGTAAGGCATGTCTTATTACAGCTTCTTCAATAATTTTATTTAATACAGAAGTTGGTATTCTTTGAGAATAGTTGTCATATATTTCAACAATTTTATCTTTTAATCTATCAATACTTCTTCCTGTTTTAGCTGAAACTGCAATGATTGGAGCATAAAATAAAAACTTGAATTTTCTTCTAACTTTTTTCTCTAACTCTTTAAATGATTCACTATTTTCATCCCATTTATTTAAAACAATAATTGTTCCTAATCCATATTGGTCTACTAAACCTGCGATTTTTTCATCTAAATCAACTAACTCTTCTGAAGCATCTAAAACAACTAAAGCAAGATTTGCTTTTTTTAGCATCTCTTTAGTTCTCATTAAAGCATATTTTTCTATACCTTCAATCTTTCCTCTTCTTCTTAAACCAGCAGTATCAACAAACGTAATTTTCTTATCTTTAAATTCAAATGACTCATCTACTGGATCAATTGTAGTTCCTGAAATAGATGATACAACAGAACGCTCTTCTCCAATAAGTGCGTTTAGGATTGAACTTTTACCAACATTTGTTCTTCCAATAATTGCAACATTAATATCATTAGTTTCTTCTTCAATTACTGGTTCTTCATCTTCTGGCATTAAAAAGTCTTCAAGACCTTCATCAACTTCATTTTCATTTAGAATAACTTGTGTTTCTTCCTCTTCTTCTGGTAAAAATTTTGCAATCCATTCAAATAAAGATTTTGTACCTCTATTATGAGAAACAGAAATACCAAAAAGATTTTCATCATTTATTCCAAATTCATAAAAAGACCAAAGTCTTTCTTTCTCTTTATCATTATCAATTTTATTTACAACTAATGCTAATTTTTTACCAAGATTTTGAAGCTCATAAAATAGTTCTTTATCTTTGTCATCAGGTAATCTTTTTCCATCTACCATAAAAAGTATTATATCAGCCTCTTTAGCACAATCAATCGCTTTTCTTTTTACATTAGAGAATATTTCATCATTTGTTTCATCGATACCACCCGTATCAAGCATTAATGCTTTTCTACCTAAAACTTCTACTTCATGCTTTCTTATATCTCTTGTTGTCCCTGCTAAATCAGAAACAATTGCAATTCTTTGTTGTGCAATTCTATTAAAAAGTGAACTTTTACCAACATTTGGTTGTCCTATTAAAGCAATCTTTACTAATGGTTCATTCATTTAGATTAAATCCTATTATTTTAAATTAAAAAAGGCGTTAGCGACTTGCTAACACCTCTTAAGTATATCAAAAAAAGAGTTATTTTTAATATAACCCAAATTTTCCATCTTCTTTAGTTTTATATAATACTCTAAGATTATCATCTTTATCATAGAATACTTTAAATAAATCTTCAGAATTTTTTAAGCTGTCAAGAGCCTCTTCTATATCAATTGGTTTATAAGAAGCCATTTTTACAGGAATAATTTCATTCTCAAATTTTTCAAGTTGAGCAGCAACTTCATCTTCAACAACATTAGCATCAACTTCTGCTAATTTAGTTGCTTTATGTCCTGTAATTTTGTCATGATGTCTTCTTAATACTTTAGATACTCTATCAACAGCAATATCAACTGCAGAATAAAGGTCTTTATCTTTTTGTTTTACAACAATTGTATCAAGATGTGCAATATTTATAGTAAATTCAAAAGTAAAAGCTCTTTTTCCATTTTTTTCATCTTGAGAGATGATTGAACTAACTGATATAATATCTAAGTTATATTTTTTGAAAATTTCTACTGAACTATTAATATAATCTTTAATTGGCTCTGTTAATTCTATGTGTCTTCCTACAATACTTGTATTCATAACATACTCCTTATATATATTTTAAATATTTTAGCATAATCAACATAAAAATACATTGTAAATAACACAATAATTACGTAAAAAAATAATTTTTCTGATTTAGTTATAAAACAAAAAGAAATAAATGATTATTTAAAGTGTCAGTTTAACAAAAAAGAGAATTGCAATTAATACAATTCTCTAAGAAGTTTTTATAAAAGTATTTCTCTATTACCTTTAGCATTTGCTTCAGATAAAACACCAGTTTTTTCAAGTTGTTCTACAATTGTTGCAGCTCTGTTATATCCTATTCTTAATTTTCTTTGGATATAAGAAATAGAAGTTTTTTTGTCAGTTAAAACCACTTGTTTAGCATCTTCGTAAAGTTCATCTAACTCCCCTAGCTCAACTCCAGTTGCACCAGATATATCAGAATTATTTCTATCTTTTACAAAGTTCATATCATACTCAACTTCTCTTTGATCTTTTAAGAAATCAACAACTTGTTCTATTTCATTTTCCATTGACCAAGGGGCATGAATTCTAACTAAACCTGACACTCCAGGAGGAGTAAATAACATATCTCCACGTCCTAGTAATGATTCTGCACCTAGTGAATCTAAAATTATTTTTGAATCTACTTTTTGACCTACTTTATATGATAACCTACTTGGTAGATTTGCTTTAATAAGTCCTGTAACAACATCAACAGATGGTCTTTGTGTTGCAACTATAAGGTGAATTCCACTTGCTCTTGCCATTTGTGCAAGTCTTGCAATTGAGTGCTCAACATCTTTTCCACTTGTCATCATTAAATCTGCTAACTCATCAATAACAACTACAATATAAGGGAAAGGTTCATATTTCTCTTTTTTTGCTTTTTCATTATAGTTTTCAATATTTTTTGTTCTTGTTTGAGACATCAAAGTATATCTTCTTTCCATCTCTGCAACCATATTTGATAAGGCATTAATTGCATCAGTTGCTTTTGTTATAACAGGTGTTAATAAATGAGGAATATCATTATACATTGAAAACTCAAGCATTTTTGGATCAATCATCACAAGTTTTAAATTATCTGGAGAATTTTTATATAACAATGATAATATCATTGCATTAATTCCAACAGATTTACCAGAACCAGTTGTTCCTGCAATTAATAAGTGAGGTAATTTTTTCAAATCAGTTACAAATGGCTTTCCTACAATATCTTTTCCTAAAATCATAGTTAAAGGTGATTTTGCATTTTGAAAAATTTCACTTTCTAATAATTCTCTTATATATATTGTTTGCATATCATCATTTGGAACTTCAATACCAACTACATCTTTCCCTGGAATTGGAGCTTGAATTCTGATTGTTTGGGCTTTTAAAGCCATCGCTAAATCGTCTTGCAAATTTAATATTTTTGATACTTTTACATTTGGTGCTGGTTTAAATTCAAATGTAGTTACTACAGGTCCTGTATAAGTTCTTACAACATCACCTTCAATTTTAAACATCGCTAATTTATCAAGTAAATCACCTATTTTTTTATCTATTACTGCTTCTGAAACTTTAGATTTTTTCTCTTTAGGTGAAGCTTGGAAAAATTTAGTTGATGGAAGTTCAAAATCTTTTGGCTTTTCTGTTTTTCCCAACTCAATTTCATCAAG harbors:
- the hpf gene encoding ribosome hibernation-promoting factor, HPF/YfiA family translates to MNTSIVGRHIELTEPIKDYINSSVEIFKKYNLDIISVSSIISQDEKNGKRAFTFEFTINIAHLDTIVVKQKDKDLYSAVDIAVDRVSKVLRRHHDKITGHKATKLAEVDANVVEDEVAAQLEKFENEIIPVKMASYKPIDIEEALDSLKNSEDLFKVFYDKDDNLRVLYKTKEDGKFGLY
- the der gene encoding ribosome biogenesis GTPase Der; translation: MNEPLVKIALIGQPNVGKSSLFNRIAQQRIAIVSDLAGTTRDIRKHEVEVLGRKALMLDTGGIDETNDEIFSNVKRKAIDCAKEADIILFMVDGKRLPDDKDKELFYELQNLGKKLALVVNKIDNDKEKERLWSFYEFGINDENLFGISVSHNRGTKSLFEWIAKFLPEEEEETQVILNENEVDEGLEDFLMPEDEEPVIEEETNDINVAIIGRTNVGKSSILNALIGEERSVVSSISGTTIDPVDESFEFKDKKITFVDTAGLRRRGKIEGIEKYALMRTKEMLKKANLALVVLDASEELVDLDEKIAGLVDQYGLGTIIVLNKWDENSESFKELEKKVRRKFKFLFYAPIIAVSAKTGRSIDRLKDKIVEIYDNYSQRIPTSVLNKIIEEAVIRHALPSPNGAYLRIYYATQFQSKPPRIALIMNKPNLLHFSYKRYLVNYLRENINFEGTPIHVLARKKGERIEDEELEETFQG
- a CDS encoding DNA translocase FtsK, which produces MVKKILSLILLFIIFYLEFSVFASTQQSVGKIGYIFAQISHQYFGYLSYIYLFLFLYPLYIINFKEDFDYADFSLKTMVVILLLFSSLTLQALVVESKIYSGIIGSIIVDDLTPFIGNAGLWIFVLVGFVITVTVLFEDNNFNFKVKMPNINIALPKRDPSAPSKRAKVKKNDSNRRIKKEQKEEKITIKEQGDTAEILIEPTLDNIENIEEFKDLVKKEKIDESSVKEVIENQIEKGNVEEANNIEELATQHGIIVDELEENKKLLDEIELGKTEKPKDFELPSTKFFQASPKEKKSKVSEAVIDKKIGDLLDKLAMFKIEGDVVRTYTGPVVTTFEFKPAPNVKVSKILNLQDDLAMALKAQTIRIQAPIPGKDVVGIEVPNDDMQTIYIRELLESEIFQNAKSPLTMILGKDIVGKPFVTDLKKLPHLLIAGTTGSGKSVGINAMILSLLYKNSPDNLKLVMIDPKMLEFSMYNDIPHLLTPVITKATDAINALSNMVAEMERRYTLMSQTRTKNIENYNEKAKKEKYEPFPYIVVVIDELADLMMTSGKDVEHSIARLAQMARASGIHLIVATQRPSVDVVTGLIKANLPSRLSYKVGQKVDSKIILDSLGAESLLGRGDMLFTPPGVSGLVRIHAPWSMENEIEQVVDFLKDQREVEYDMNFVKDRNNSDISGATGVELGELDELYEDAKQVVLTDKKTSISYIQRKLRIGYNRAATIVEQLEKTGVLSEANAKGNREILL
- a CDS encoding uroporphyrinogen-III synthase is translated as MSKIYLLNNQKFEDVINLEVFKIKYIKKQIDLSSYDALIFTSKNAIYSIDSFNANWKNIDSYVIAKKTANIALKLGGKVSFIGNSGHGNDFANELIPLLKNKKVLFLKAKRVVSSLVDILKKNQIDINEETIYETICNESLDNITLEKNSIIIFTSPSSVECFFKNYSWDNSFKAIVIGKTTAKYLPENIDYVISDYTSVDECVKLAKRYLF